The following are encoded together in the Parabacteroides chongii genome:
- a CDS encoding NAD(P)H-dependent oxidoreductase, translating into MNDGSKKVVILLAHPNLKESQANKALADAVKDIDGVMVYDLYEYQNQSFDVNRWSTIISDASMVIFQFPFHWMSAPSLLKRWLDEVFTSLAKTPAVAGKPLQIVTTTGSEYAAYRSGGRNCFTMDELLRPYQGCAIHAGMVWNTPLVVYGMGSGDASRNIVAGAEAYKQRVEEVLTSHTTQNIW; encoded by the coding sequence ATGAATGACGGTTCGAAAAAAGTAGTAATTCTTCTGGCTCATCCTAACCTGAAAGAATCACAGGCAAACAAAGCTTTAGCCGATGCAGTAAAGGATATTGACGGTGTGATGGTATACGATCTGTATGAATATCAGAATCAGTCTTTTGATGTAAATCGGTGGAGTACGATCATCTCTGATGCTTCAATGGTTATTTTTCAGTTCCCTTTTCATTGGATGTCGGCTCCTTCGCTTTTGAAAAGGTGGCTGGATGAAGTTTTCACTTCGTTGGCGAAGACACCTGCCGTAGCCGGTAAACCGTTGCAGATCGTCACGACAACAGGGTCGGAATATGCAGCTTACCGCAGTGGCGGACGAAATTGTTTTACAATGGATGAACTTTTGCGTCCTTATCAGGGATGTGCGATACATGCCGGAATGGTCTGGAATACACCGTTGGTTGTCTATGGAATGGGTAGTGGAGATGCTTCCAGAAATATAGTGGCAGGAGCTGAAGCCTATAAGCAGCGGGTAGAAGAAGTATTGACCAGTCATACAACGCAGAATATCTGGTGA
- a CDS encoding SusD/RagB family nutrient-binding outer membrane lipoprotein: MKKIKYYIFGALASITALTSCDADFTEINKNPDTVYEVDPEVYLYQVENAMLNAGETWADSYACRLRWMQYCTGIWGYGTVNFTECAGWGGTVYSNYNTAGKYATHIPYYIQANLPEQEAAYSNLIEVARVLLITKGIQTSDVYGSLAYTDAWGTRNGRPEILEPAFQTQEELYTIWNQELKEAANKLATATSQISFKNYDLAYGGDMSKWVKATNAVRLRLALRLLNRKPEEAKAIAREVLSSGNIFDNIDDSFVLYFDNHWTTLGDWHSVIDMDRASVCFMNYLKKYNDPRKRLFFQINNLTPENVAAFNALETTTPKQIIPTDLSRWEGGHVSYDLQAEDVCRTSRYLDDIDMRPMNRPQTRLWKGAQDEGTAGGWVPLVTYADFCFMAAEFTLEGVASGKTAQEWYEEGVKASLKFWSKIADYCKINNYEAITDAEIEEYMAQEGIAWNPSMAKEQIYCQTWIEHFKNNNESWAMYKRVGYPSTTSTLVTWEPIHVYGELQQVPRRKKFTMPADGSPNYANQVKRLEDMQKESNFGRLDSEHGRVWWEN; encoded by the coding sequence ATGAAAAAGATTAAATATTATATTTTCGGTGCTTTAGCATCTATAACTGCATTGACCTCCTGCGATGCAGATTTTACCGAAATCAACAAGAATCCCGATACGGTGTATGAGGTCGATCCGGAAGTATACCTCTATCAGGTAGAAAACGCCATGCTCAATGCCGGAGAAACTTGGGCAGATTCTTATGCCTGCCGCTTACGCTGGATGCAGTATTGTACAGGTATCTGGGGCTATGGAACGGTAAACTTTACAGAGTGTGCCGGATGGGGAGGTACAGTCTACAGTAACTACAATACTGCAGGAAAGTACGCAACACATATCCCTTATTACATCCAGGCAAATTTACCGGAACAGGAAGCAGCTTACAGCAACTTGATAGAAGTAGCCCGTGTCCTGCTGATCACCAAAGGTATCCAAACCTCCGACGTATACGGTTCATTGGCTTATACAGACGCCTGGGGAACACGTAACGGACGTCCGGAAATCCTCGAACCGGCATTTCAAACACAAGAAGAGTTGTACACCATCTGGAATCAGGAGCTGAAAGAAGCGGCCAATAAACTAGCGACCGCTACAAGCCAGATTTCTTTCAAAAATTACGACTTGGCATATGGTGGCGACATGTCCAAATGGGTGAAAGCGACTAATGCTGTCCGCCTACGCCTGGCTTTGCGCCTGTTGAACCGGAAACCGGAAGAAGCTAAAGCCATTGCACGAGAAGTATTGTCATCCGGTAATATATTCGACAACATCGATGATAGCTTCGTCCTTTATTTCGATAATCACTGGACTACATTGGGTGACTGGCATTCGGTCATAGACATGGACCGTGCCTCTGTTTGCTTCATGAATTATCTGAAAAAGTACAACGACCCGCGTAAACGTCTGTTCTTCCAGATCAACAACTTGACTCCGGAAAATGTCGCTGCATTCAATGCACTGGAAACAACAACTCCTAAACAAATCATTCCGACTGATTTGAGCCGTTGGGAAGGTGGTCATGTAAGTTATGATTTGCAGGCAGAAGACGTTTGCCGTACTTCGCGTTATCTGGATGATATCGACATGCGTCCGATGAATCGTCCGCAGACCCGTCTGTGGAAGGGAGCACAAGACGAAGGTACAGCAGGCGGTTGGGTACCATTGGTAACATACGCAGACTTCTGTTTCATGGCTGCCGAATTTACATTGGAAGGTGTTGCCAGTGGCAAGACTGCCCAGGAATGGTATGAAGAAGGAGTAAAAGCTTCTTTGAAATTCTGGAGCAAGATAGCTGACTATTGCAAAATCAACAATTACGAAGCTATTACAGATGCTGAAATCGAGGAGTACATGGCACAAGAAGGTATCGCTTGGAACCCGTCTATGGCGAAAGAACAGATTTATTGCCAGACTTGGATAGAACACTTCAAAAACAACAATGAATCATGGGCGATGTACAAACGCGTAGGCTATCCGAGTACAACCTCTACTCTAGTCACTTGGGAACCGATCCATGTATACGGCGAATTACAGCAAGTTCCACGCCGCAAAAAATTCACTATGCCGGCAGATGGTTCTCCTAACTATGCTAACCAGGTAAAACGCTTGGAAGATATGCAAAAGGAATCTAACTTCGGTCGTTTGGATAGCGAACATGGCCGTGTTTGGTGGGAAAACTAA
- a CDS encoding TonB-dependent receptor, which translates to MHRHSLKQLLHIAFILLTISLAHSQTIKEGNALMFFPEGGFLLPDEPCKVACKVLTEDSVSGFIVDENKDSIAPLLFHTTKYALAQFTPQKGMRYYAYYRGNDRQWMYTELPPVEENAYALSVNQTPSKLIVAVHGKSNHPQAPYRLTLRSGEQIYYQAAWNPQSQDLIFDKSKFLSGILRIELTDKQGERISERPVFLLNNNQIAISNTVNKQKEHLELILKLTFQDQPLTGSYSVYVTESTGNHSSNQLFALYPTDDMQQNLEYISSAFQEKIQQNIRLYDLYMLCKTVPQDMQTIQLEEVSIKGTASQKEEPANVYEQFVDYTLSQKQIERTMPTHIFDLIRRLPGVYISNKRVLLHRTNKPVGLVIDGIIIETGNEYNAENFLSYYDNIEPAEVEEVSVIKGGRRSVLGPTAFNGLIYIKTKKGKRVKKTIARQTEEIIQQTEYADTSNEKILYTHPLQPLSPQGELSIRMPIKQLHSETLTVSIQGNTEEGIMIQGGVQIKIPR; encoded by the coding sequence ATGCATAGACATAGCCTCAAACAGTTACTTCATATAGCCTTCATACTTCTTACAATATCTCTGGCCCATTCTCAAACCATAAAAGAGGGAAACGCCTTGATGTTCTTCCCTGAAGGAGGTTTTTTACTTCCCGACGAACCTTGCAAGGTCGCTTGTAAAGTATTGACAGAAGACAGCGTTTCCGGATTTATTGTTGATGAAAACAAAGATTCTATTGCTCCGCTGTTATTTCATACAACGAAATATGCGTTGGCACAATTTACACCTCAAAAGGGAATGAGATATTATGCCTATTACCGGGGAAACGACCGGCAATGGATGTATACGGAACTACCGCCGGTAGAGGAGAATGCGTATGCCCTATCCGTCAACCAGACTCCTAGCAAACTGATTGTAGCCGTACACGGAAAATCAAATCATCCTCAAGCACCTTATCGGTTAACACTTCGCTCTGGTGAACAGATTTATTATCAAGCAGCATGGAATCCGCAATCGCAAGACTTGATATTCGATAAATCCAAGTTCCTTTCTGGCATTCTACGCATCGAACTAACCGATAAACAAGGGGAAAGAATCAGTGAACGTCCTGTATTCTTATTGAATAATAATCAAATAGCTATTTCCAATACGGTCAACAAACAGAAAGAACATTTGGAGCTGATATTAAAACTGACTTTTCAAGATCAACCTTTAACCGGTTCTTATAGCGTATATGTGACAGAAAGTACAGGAAACCATTCATCAAACCAATTGTTTGCCTTATACCCGACAGACGATATGCAACAAAATCTTGAATATATATCTTCTGCTTTTCAGGAAAAGATACAACAAAACATACGCTTATACGATCTTTATATGTTATGCAAAACTGTCCCTCAAGATATGCAAACCATCCAGTTGGAAGAAGTTTCCATCAAAGGGACTGCCTCCCAAAAGGAAGAACCGGCAAACGTGTACGAGCAGTTTGTCGATTATACTCTTTCACAAAAACAGATTGAAAGAACGATGCCAACTCACATTTTCGACCTGATACGTCGTCTGCCTGGCGTATATATCAGCAACAAGCGGGTACTTCTGCATCGGACGAACAAGCCGGTCGGATTGGTAATCGATGGCATCATCATTGAAACTGGCAACGAATACAATGCCGAAAATTTTTTAAGCTACTACGACAATATTGAACCGGCAGAGGTAGAAGAGGTCAGCGTAATCAAAGGTGGCAGAAGGTCAGTCTTAGGTCCAACAGCATTCAACGGCTTGATCTATATAAAGACTAAGAAAGGAAAACGTGTAAAGAAAACCATTGCCCGACAAACCGAAGAGATCATCCAACAAACTGAATACGCAGACACTTCCAATGAAAAAATCCTATATACCCATCCACTACAGCCGCTTTCTCCCCAAGGAGAATTATCTATACGGATGCCCATCAAACAGCTACATAGCGAAACATTAACAGTCTCCATTCAGGGAAATACAGAAGAGGGAATCATGATACAAGGAGGCGTTCAAATCAAGATACCACGTTAA
- a CDS encoding transglutaminase domain-containing protein: MNKKSIEYYFKQKGDSLNIKSYQFIKSNSTQFELDKCYASKNIFISDIELACNTYKKVLKTNKIPLNIFFEYLLPPIIYNEPIEEWREESSNELAYLSDKSFQEICDTLNYQIKDDYKFGEDNFSYLTIGWNALKNSKIGDCFHIAKLLVYQYRSLGIPASIDFIYGWGNSTGSHCWGVGYINGKMRPLMETQDNVTIYSPFILFENRQDIKKSIYRYPAKVFRKTFSFNNELLKLKEGLKVEDIPPILEDCKVTDVSTEYFLTVTIEIPNTTPNKLIYLSTYSNKWKTSVVPCYLKEGFVTFRNIKSDMLYMPTYYTKHKNIPCGNPFIVNSNGYCKELVPNEKVLEDIVIHYLYSLSIEYTYGLQHRTELPDNFISDLFNNKSRRRPINGDKYILCSWIQGKWRAISQCIATNNTLHFHHIPTNSLLILQDKSGTTIGRCFTYEKGELSWW, from the coding sequence GTGAATAAGAAATCAATCGAATATTATTTCAAACAAAAAGGAGATTCTCTAAATATTAAATCTTATCAATTCATCAAGTCAAATTCTACACAATTTGAATTAGATAAATGTTACGCTTCAAAAAATATATTTATATCTGATATTGAATTAGCTTGCAATACTTACAAAAAAGTTCTAAAAACAAATAAAATCCCTTTGAATATTTTTTTTGAATACCTATTACCACCAATCATTTATAATGAACCTATAGAAGAGTGGAGAGAAGAAAGCTCAAATGAATTAGCTTATTTATCAGATAAATCCTTTCAAGAAATATGTGACACTCTAAATTATCAAATAAAAGACGACTATAAGTTTGGAGAAGATAATTTTTCATATTTAACAATCGGATGGAACGCCTTAAAAAATTCAAAAATAGGTGATTGCTTTCACATTGCAAAATTACTCGTTTATCAATATAGATCACTAGGAATTCCTGCAAGTATTGATTTCATATATGGATGGGGAAACTCTACAGGAAGTCATTGTTGGGGAGTTGGCTATATAAATGGAAAAATGAGACCATTGATGGAAACCCAAGACAATGTAACCATATACAGTCCTTTCATTCTTTTTGAAAATAGACAAGACATAAAAAAATCCATCTATAGATATCCTGCAAAAGTTTTTCGAAAAACCTTCTCTTTCAATAATGAATTACTAAAATTGAAAGAAGGACTTAAAGTAGAAGACATTCCTCCTATTTTAGAAGACTGTAAAGTTACAGATGTAAGTACAGAGTATTTTTTAACAGTAACTATTGAAATACCAAATACAACGCCTAATAAATTAATTTATTTATCAACATATTCTAATAAATGGAAAACCTCCGTAGTTCCTTGTTACTTAAAAGAAGGATTTGTTACTTTTAGAAATATAAAAAGTGATATGCTATATATGCCAACATATTACACTAAACATAAAAATATTCCCTGCGGGAATCCTTTTATTGTTAATTCCAATGGTTATTGCAAAGAACTTGTTCCAAATGAAAAAGTATTAGAAGATATTGTCATCCACTATTTATATTCTCTATCTATTGAATATACTTATGGTCTGCAACATAGAACTGAATTACCTGATAATTTCATATCAGATTTGTTTAATAACAAATCAAGAAGAAGACCAATAAATGGGGATAAATATATTTTATGCAGTTGGATTCAAGGAAAATGGAGAGCTATATCTCAATGTATTGCTACGAATAATACACTACATTTTCATCATATTCCAACTAATTCTTTACTTATTTTACAAGACAAATCAGGGACAACTATTGGTAGATGTTTTACGTATGAGAAAGGAGAACTTTCCTGGTGGTAA
- a CDS encoding FKBP-type peptidyl-prolyl cis-trans isomerase — MKKYLQIALMIFCVSVVFTSCKDDDNNDDAIVEARKLENEQAFAAKANDPDFFKVSIQGAGDNFVYAKRLKEGNGDPVYYTSHVKTYYRGWLATKTRDDYFDKKEFEDGDPFLCAVSPQYATYDGYGNAIAGSVITGWTIALQNMKVGDKWEIWIPQQLGYGTQDKGDDIPTYSTLVFEIEVVEISAVVGK, encoded by the coding sequence ATGAAGAAGTACCTGCAAATCGCGTTGATGATTTTTTGTGTGTCCGTAGTCTTTACATCCTGTAAAGATGACGACAATAATGATGATGCAATTGTTGAAGCACGGAAGCTGGAAAATGAACAAGCTTTCGCAGCAAAGGCAAATGACCCGGATTTCTTTAAAGTGAGTATACAAGGAGCGGGAGACAATTTTGTTTATGCCAAAAGACTCAAGGAAGGAAATGGCGATCCTGTATATTACACAAGTCATGTAAAGACCTACTACAGAGGCTGGCTGGCAACAAAAACAAGAGATGATTACTTCGACAAAAAAGAGTTCGAAGATGGTGATCCGTTCCTATGTGCAGTAAGCCCGCAATATGCCACCTATGACGGCTACGGAAACGCAATTGCAGGTTCTGTCATAACCGGCTGGACCATTGCTCTCCAAAACATGAAAGTCGGGGATAAATGGGAGATCTGGATTCCGCAGCAATTAGGATACGGAACACAGGATAAAGGGGATGATATACCTACATACTCAACATTAGTTTTTGAAATTGAGGTCGTAGAAATATCTGCTGTTGTAGGGAAATAA
- a CDS encoding glycine--tRNA ligase: MAQEDVFKKLVSHCKEYGFVFPSSEIYDGLGAVYDYGQYGVELKNNIKKYWWDSMTLLHENVVGIDSAIFMHPTIWKASGHVDAFNDPLIDNKDSKKRYRADVLIEDYLAKIDEKIQKEVDKAAKKFGEAFDEAQFRATNGRVLEHQAKRDEIHTRFAKALNDSNFEDLRQIIIDCEIACPISGTRNWTEVRQFNLMFSTEMGSTADGASKIYLRPETAQGIFVNFLNVQKTGRMKVPFGIAQIGKAFRNEIVARQFIFRMREFEQMEMQFFVRPGEEMEWFKMWKSTRLKWHKAMGLGDQKYRYHDHEKLAHYANAATDIEYEMPFGFKEVEGIHSRTDFDLSQHEKFSGKKIQYFDPELNKSYTPYVIETSIGVDRVFLSVMAGSYCEETLENGETRVVLKLPAALAPIKLAVLPLVKKDGLPEKAEEIINMLKFDFRCQYDEKDSIGKRYRRQDAIGTPYCITVDHDTLKDNCVTIRFRDTMEQERVSIDKLHEIISEKVSMKSLLKKITE, encoded by the coding sequence ATGGCACAAGAAGATGTTTTCAAGAAATTAGTTTCACACTGCAAAGAATACGGATTTGTATTTCCTTCTTCGGAAATATATGACGGCTTAGGAGCAGTGTATGATTACGGACAGTATGGCGTAGAGCTGAAAAACAATATAAAGAAATACTGGTGGGACAGCATGACCCTGCTTCACGAAAATGTAGTAGGCATCGACTCCGCTATTTTTATGCACCCGACTATCTGGAAAGCATCCGGCCATGTGGACGCATTCAACGACCCTTTGATCGACAATAAAGATTCAAAGAAACGGTATCGTGCCGACGTGCTGATCGAAGATTACCTGGCTAAGATCGACGAAAAAATACAGAAAGAGGTAGACAAGGCGGCTAAAAAGTTCGGTGAAGCATTCGATGAAGCTCAATTCCGCGCTACCAACGGCCGTGTACTGGAACATCAGGCTAAACGCGACGAGATACACACTCGCTTTGCAAAGGCGCTGAATGACTCTAACTTCGAAGACCTCCGTCAGATCATTATTGACTGCGAAATAGCCTGTCCTATCTCCGGAACACGCAACTGGACAGAAGTACGCCAGTTCAACCTGATGTTCTCTACAGAAATGGGGTCTACAGCCGACGGCGCATCTAAGATTTACCTGCGTCCGGAAACTGCACAGGGAATTTTCGTGAACTTCCTGAACGTACAGAAGACAGGCCGTATGAAGGTGCCTTTCGGTATCGCTCAGATCGGTAAAGCGTTCCGTAACGAAATCGTTGCCCGTCAGTTCATCTTCCGTATGCGTGAGTTTGAACAGATGGAAATGCAGTTCTTCGTTCGTCCGGGAGAAGAAATGGAATGGTTCAAGATGTGGAAATCGACCCGTCTGAAATGGCATAAAGCCATGGGACTGGGCGATCAGAAATATCGTTACCACGATCATGAGAAGTTGGCTCACTACGCGAATGCTGCTACCGATATCGAATATGAAATGCCGTTCGGTTTCAAGGAAGTGGAAGGTATCCACAGCCGTACAGACTTCGACCTGAGCCAGCATGAGAAATTCTCTGGCAAGAAGATCCAGTATTTTGATCCGGAATTAAATAAAAGCTATACCCCGTACGTTATTGAAACATCTATCGGTGTCGACCGTGTATTCCTGAGTGTTATGGCGGGATCCTACTGCGAAGAGACACTCGAAAACGGTGAAACACGCGTCGTATTGAAATTACCGGCAGCGCTGGCCCCTATCAAGCTGGCCGTATTGCCGTTGGTAAAGAAAGACGGGCTTCCTGAAAAAGCGGAAGAGATCATTAACATGCTGAAATTCGATTTCCGTTGCCAGTATGATGAAAAAGATTCTATCGGTAAGCGTTACCGCCGTCAGGATGCCATTGGAACTCCGTACTGTATAACAGTTGACCACGATACTTTGAAAGATAATTGTGTAACGATCCGTTTCCGTGATACAATGGAACAGGAACGCGTAAGCATCGACAAGCTGCACGAGATTATCTCTGAAAAGGTAAGTATGAAGTCATTATTAAAAAAGATAACTGAATAA
- a CDS encoding SusC/RagA family TonB-linked outer membrane protein, which translates to MSKRLKFPSLILLAGALASPVGAYADLLPDKQSVNISQQSGKLTGIVEDALGPVIGASVVIKGTTNGIMTDLDGKFTLENVKKGQVLQISFVGYKTKEVAYNGQATLKIFLEEDSQALDEVVVTALGMSRDKKSLGYSMTELKGDEIAKVNSPNPINGLQGKVAGVQINMGNSGPQSSQRIIIRGNTSLGGNNQPIFVIDGIIIDNEVTKTGQGQDWGNDLKNLNSDDFESMSVLKGAAATALYGSRAANGVILITTKKGRKGEGIGISVSHTQQWEKIYATPDLQNEFGSGSSPVWALNEDGTENRYTSAGRSFGPRFDGKPFYVDGQEMNYSAKTNNLQNLYKTGRYMNTNVALQGGSEKSAFRFSYSNLNSDGLTFNNEFKRNSFSLNASHDISSRLKAEGGFSYIESTAQNPTRQGGSGSPIYDFMYSIAREYDTDYWLKDKRYISPAGDGYNSMDPYGYSKTIYDYLENIYTQDEMSVRGYLNLDLKLLDWLSVKVKGDIYKLYTTNESKVMATGASKYDGAAYKIHENKKDQYKITGMLTANHSFDDFNISGSVAVEQWDTKSGYHKTDSKNGLRVPGLFDMTNSVQRAETEVRYNTNRKRINSIYAFANMDYKGVYFLDITGRNDWSSALIYENGTGNTSYFYPSVGASWLFVEGLREHMPEFISFGKLRASYAIVGNDCSPYLTTGTGYYAFDNTFDNQLNSGTYPYYKFDKDELPNLNLKPEKQHSIEVGLDMRFLKNRLGFDFAWYKTNTKNQILGLPIASESGVGKRWINAGDIQNKGIELLITGTPIETKDWRWDLSFNLTRNTNKIVSLFEGVDKYQLLGGGTDTQGWATVGGSYGDIYTSYGYTRNEKDEKLLNADGSYPRSNKSVKIGSLQPKFLWGANTSVSWKGVTVNAVIDARFGGDIFSASYYYGMNSGNIKSSLAGRDTQYGGLPRTLADGRTVNDGVIPEGVFMPGTEIKGVDVSGMSYQAAYEKGLVEPLSAYKYYDNVYSWSSGIREEGIHKCSWIALREVSVHWQLPKKWVEKAYMQNVSVGLMARNLGFLYNSLPDNIHPEGLNTTYSSEYMESGGAVFSRNIGFSVNVSF; encoded by the coding sequence ATGTCTAAAAGATTGAAATTTCCGAGCTTAATTTTGCTTGCCGGCGCATTAGCTTCTCCAGTAGGAGCCTACGCTGACTTATTGCCCGACAAGCAAAGTGTAAACATTTCCCAACAGAGTGGGAAACTTACAGGAATCGTAGAGGACGCATTGGGTCCTGTAATCGGAGCCTCCGTAGTAATCAAAGGCACCACTAATGGTATTATGACTGACCTCGATGGCAAATTCACACTGGAAAATGTCAAAAAAGGACAGGTATTACAAATTTCTTTTGTCGGATATAAAACAAAGGAAGTTGCTTACAACGGACAGGCAACGCTGAAAATCTTTCTGGAAGAAGATTCACAGGCTTTGGATGAAGTTGTAGTAACTGCCTTGGGTATGTCACGTGACAAAAAATCACTGGGTTATTCCATGACCGAACTGAAAGGAGATGAAATCGCCAAAGTAAACTCTCCTAACCCGATCAACGGCTTGCAAGGTAAAGTGGCCGGTGTACAAATCAACATGGGTAACTCCGGTCCGCAATCTTCACAACGTATCATCATCCGTGGTAACACTTCTTTAGGAGGTAATAACCAGCCGATTTTCGTGATCGACGGTATTATCATCGACAATGAAGTAACAAAAACCGGTCAAGGTCAAGACTGGGGTAACGATTTGAAGAACTTGAACTCCGATGACTTCGAGTCTATGTCTGTCTTGAAAGGTGCTGCCGCTACCGCCTTGTACGGTTCGCGTGCTGCCAATGGTGTAATCTTGATTACTACTAAGAAAGGGCGCAAAGGTGAAGGTATCGGTATTTCCGTTTCTCACACACAACAATGGGAAAAGATTTATGCAACCCCCGATTTACAAAATGAATTCGGTTCGGGTTCATCACCTGTGTGGGCATTGAACGAGGATGGCACAGAAAACCGTTATACCTCAGCCGGACGTAGTTTCGGACCGCGTTTCGACGGCAAGCCGTTCTATGTAGACGGTCAGGAAATGAACTATTCTGCCAAAACAAACAACTTGCAAAATTTGTATAAGACCGGTCGTTACATGAACACGAACGTGGCATTGCAAGGTGGTTCTGAAAAAAGTGCATTCCGCTTTTCTTATTCTAATCTGAATTCCGATGGTTTGACTTTCAACAACGAGTTTAAACGTAATTCATTCAGCTTAAACGCGTCACACGATATTAGTTCTCGTTTGAAAGCAGAAGGTGGTTTCTCTTATATTGAATCAACGGCACAAAACCCGACTCGGCAGGGTGGCTCAGGATCTCCGATCTACGACTTCATGTACAGCATCGCCCGTGAATATGATACAGACTATTGGCTGAAAGACAAACGTTATATCAGTCCGGCAGGCGACGGTTACAACTCAATGGACCCGTACGGTTACTCTAAAACCATCTACGATTACCTGGAAAACATCTACACACAAGATGAAATGAGTGTACGCGGATACTTGAATCTGGATCTGAAATTATTGGATTGGTTGTCTGTAAAGGTAAAAGGTGACATCTATAAATTGTACACTACCAACGAGTCAAAAGTAATGGCAACAGGCGCCAGTAAATATGACGGGGCAGCTTACAAAATTCATGAAAATAAGAAAGACCAGTACAAGATTACCGGTATGTTGACTGCCAACCATTCGTTCGACGACTTCAACATTAGTGGTAGTGTGGCTGTTGAGCAGTGGGACACAAAGAGTGGTTATCATAAAACCGATTCAAAGAACGGTTTGCGTGTGCCTGGTCTGTTCGACATGACCAACTCTGTACAACGAGCTGAAACAGAAGTAAGATACAACACCAATCGGAAACGTATCAATTCTATCTATGCTTTCGCCAATATGGACTATAAAGGCGTTTACTTCCTGGATATCACCGGACGTAACGATTGGTCGTCTGCATTGATCTACGAAAACGGTACAGGTAATACTTCTTACTTCTATCCGTCGGTAGGTGCCTCTTGGTTATTTGTTGAAGGCCTGCGCGAACACATGCCGGAGTTCATCTCTTTCGGTAAGTTAAGAGCTTCTTACGCCATTGTAGGTAATGACTGTTCACCGTATTTAACGACCGGTACAGGTTACTATGCTTTCGACAACACATTCGATAATCAATTAAATAGCGGAACCTATCCGTATTACAAATTCGATAAGGATGAATTACCTAATTTAAATTTGAAACCAGAAAAACAGCACTCCATCGAAGTTGGTTTGGATATGCGTTTCTTAAAGAACCGTTTAGGTTTCGACTTTGCTTGGTATAAGACCAATACAAAGAACCAAATCTTAGGTTTGCCAATCGCATCTGAATCGGGTGTAGGCAAGCGTTGGATCAATGCCGGTGACATCCAGAACAAAGGTATCGAGTTATTGATCACCGGTACTCCGATTGAAACGAAAGATTGGCGTTGGGACTTGTCATTCAACTTGACACGCAATACAAATAAAATCGTTTCCCTGTTTGAAGGTGTTGACAAATATCAGTTGTTAGGTGGTGGTACAGATACACAAGGATGGGCTACCGTAGGTGGTTCTTACGGTGATATCTATACTTCGTATGGTTACACACGCAACGAAAAGGATGAAAAATTACTGAATGCAGACGGTTCTTATCCTCGTTCAAACAAGAGTGTAAAAATCGGTTCTCTGCAACCCAAGTTCTTGTGGGGTGCCAATACTTCCGTAAGCTGGAAAGGTGTTACAGTAAATGCAGTAATCGATGCCCGCTTCGGTGGTGATATCTTCTCTGCTAGTTATTACTATGGTATGAATTCCGGTAATATCAAGTCTTCACTGGCCGGTCGCGATACGCAATATGGCGGTCTACCTCGTACATTGGCCGACGGAAGAACAGTGAACGACGGTGTCATTCCGGAAGGCGTATTCATGCCTGGCACAGAAATCAAAGGTGTGGACGTTTCCGGTATGAGCTATCAGGCTGCTTACGAAAAAGGATTGGTTGAACCGCTGTCGGCTTACAAGTATTACGACAATGTATATAGTTGGTCAAGCGGTATCCGTGAAGAAGGTATCCACAAATGCTCATGGATTGCTTTGCGTGAAGTTTCCGTACATTGGCAATTACCTAAAAAATGGGTAGAAAAAGCATATATGCAGAATGTAAGCGTCGGTTTGATGGCACGTAACTTAGGCTTCCTGTACAACAGTCTGCCCGACAACATTCATCCGGAAGGTTTGAACACAACTTACAGTTCCGAATATATGGAAAGTGGTGGTGCGGTATTCTCTCGCAACATCGGTTTCAGTGTTAATGTTTCATTCTAA